GTGAGCCTGGAAGGGGAGGTGACCCGCCGGTGGAGCGTGTTGGAGGACGAGGAGCCCTTCCAGCGCTTCGACGAGAGCGTCGACTATCGGCGGGTGGCCACCCCTTCCAGGCTCACCTCCACCACCAGGTCGAGACCGGTGACGGCGATGAGCAGGTGCCCGCGGCGCCCCGGGCGCACGTGGTGCAGATCGTTGAAGCAGGGCAAGGAAAGATAGCCCACCTGCTCCAGGTCAGGAAGCTGGTAGATCAGGACCTCGGTCTGGGTGCAGGCATAGAGCCGGCCGCCGGCGACGGTGGCGCTCTTGAACACGTAGGACGGCTGCTCCGCCGGCCGGGCCTCCTCCGGGCTGGTGTGGTGCACCACCACCTCCGCCTCGCCACTACGCGGATCGAGGCGCAGGATCCGGGCCTCCCGATATTGGTGCCACTCGTCGCGGAAGTGTGCGTCGGCGCGCTGCCGGCCGCCGGTGATGAGCAGCGGGCCGAGGCTCTCCAGGAGCTCCACCGCTGCGGTCGAAACGTTGTCGGTCATCGCGGCCTCCAATCCTTCGGCCTCCAGACCGTAGCGTCGATTCCGGTGAGCTCTTCGAAGGCATCGATCTCCGGCGCGAAGAGCTCCTCCAACCGCCGGCGGGTGTCCTCCGCCATCGGTGGGTAGGAACGCCGCTGGAGGTTGAGCCGGTCCACCAGGTACCCGAAGCGCGGGAAGACTTCCCGCACCGGCCGCGCCCAGCGCTGGAGCCTCGGCCACCGGGGCAGGCGGGCGGCGTTGCGGTGAGCCACGCGCCCTCCCGGCGCCGGAAAACCCTCCGCCGGCAGGTCGAGAAACTCGGCACAGCGGCCGATGAAGCGTTCGGGATCGGCCCGCAGCTCCTCTTGCAGCAGCACCAGAATCTGCCGGCGGGGAAAGAGATCGTGGTAGCGCTGGAGCTGCTCCGCATAGCGTCCCCGGGCGACATAGGAGTAGTTGCGCCGGGCGTCGAAGCCGCCCGCGAGGCGCTCCTCTTCGAGCTCCAGGGCGCGCTCGAAGCTCTCCGTCTCCCAGCCGTAGCGCACCTCCAACCAATAGTGGGAGTAGGCCCGGGCCACCGGCTGACGCAGGATGAAGATCATCCGCGCCTGGGGCAGGTGGCGGTGAATGCGCTCCGGCACCGAGGGCTCGAAGAGATAGAGGGGCGAGGTCTGCCCCACCCACGGTTCCTCCTGCCAGCCGCGGAAGAGGCGGCGGTAGTGCTCCAGCCCCCGGTCGTAGGCCCCGTCGACGTCGAAGAAGTGGATCTCCTGGGGCTTGTCCGGAAAGTAGATCTGGGGGTGCCCCGCCAGCAGATAGTGCAGACTGGTGGTGCCCGCCCGCTGAGCACCGCCGACGATGAGATTGGGCAGCGGTGGCTGAGCTCGAGAAGCTCGACGGCTCATGATCCCGAGCCTCCGGTGCCCCGTACCGGCAGCGGCAGAATCGAGGAATTGATCCCCAACACCTCCCGCACCACCACCCAGGTCCACAGATTCTTCGCCGCCACCAGGGTGCTGGTCACCACCGCCGCCCCGACGCTGCCCAGGAGCAGGATGGCGGGATAGCTGAAGAGCAGATTGGCGGCGGTGATCCAGGCCAGGATGCGGGCGTTGGCGTCCTGGTGCCCGGTCATGTTGAGGAGCTGGCCCACGGGACCGGTGGCAGCGTTCACCACCTGGCCGGCGGCGAGGATGCCGAGCACCGCGCCACCGGCGACGAAGGCCCCGCCGAAGAGCCCCAGCACCGGTCCCCGGAGCACGAAGAGAGCCACCGCCAAGCCGCCGGCGGCAACGGTGGCGCCCCAAGAGCTGAGGGTCACCAGCCGCTGCAGCCGCTGCTCTTCCCCGCGGGTGTGGCTCTCGGCGATGAGCGGTGAGGCGACGGCGTTCCCCGCCACCAGGCCAAAGGAGATGAGGTGGGTCATGCGGGCGGCGACGAAATACACCCCGGCCTCCGTCGGGCCCAGCAGCATACCCACCAGCAGCACGTCGGTTTGGTTCAGTAGCTGGCGCATGCCGGAGACCAGCAGCAGCGGCAGGGAGACCCGCAGCCAGGCGCGGGTGCGGTAGGCGGGTTCGGCTCCGGCTCCACCCTCTTCCCCGAGGGCTCGGCGTTGCCACAGCCAAGCCAGCAGCAAAGCCCCGGTCCAGGCGGCGACGGTAAGCCCCATGGCCATCACCGCCGAGCGAGCCCCGCCGAGCCACCAGGCCACCGCCACCGCGGCGCTCAGCAGCAGGGGCCGCAGAAGGGCGTCCGGCACCTGCCCCCGCACCACCCGCGAGAGCCCCTGGAGAGCGCCCTTGCGCAGCCCCAGAAGCGCCAGTACCGGAACCACCAGGGCGGCGGTCCAGCCCGCCACCAGCATTTCCCGCTCCAGCCGCGGTGCCAACACCATCAGCGCCCCTGCACCCAGGCCGCCGGCCACCACCGCCGCCAGCAAGCAGAGCTGATCCGCCCGCCGCAGCAGACCGCGGCTCAGAGACCACTCTCGCTGGGCCCGATATCCGGCCAGAAAGCGCACCAGCGCGGTCTCCAGCCCCAGACGGGAGAGCAGGGCGAGGATGCCCACCCAGGTGAGCCAGTAGGCGTAGACTCCGTAGCTCTTTTCCCCCAGCCAGCGGGCCAGGAGCACGTGACAGCCGAGATTCACCGCGGTGCCGGCGAGGGTTACCAGCAGAGCGCCGCCGCCGCCGCGCAGGAGCACCGCCCCCAAGCCCTGGCTTCGCAGCAGGGTTTCCAGAGCCTCCGAGAGACGGCGCCCCAGCCCACCGGAGCTCTCCGGGGCGGGGATCGGCGGAGAATCCTGGGGTCGGCGGTCCACGGCCGTCAGCTCACGGGGAGGAGGCCGGGCTCAGCTGCCGGTAGTAGGCGCGGGTGCGCTGGAGCCCTTCCTCCAGCACCACCTGCGGGTCGTAGCCCAGCAGTCGGCGAGAGGCGCTGAGATCCGCCAGCGAGGCGCGGACGTCGCCGGGGCGCGGCTGCTGATACTCGGGCTCCGGCCCGCCGGCGAGGTCCCGCACCAGCTCCACCAGCCGATTTACCGTCACCTCCCGGCCGCCGGAGACGTTGTAGGCCCGTCCCCAGGCTTCCTCCGGAGCGCCGGCGGCGCACAGATTGGCGGCCACGGCGTCGTCGATGAAGGTGAAGTCGCGGCTCTGCTCCCCATCGCCGTAGATCACCGGCGCCTCGCCGGCGTAGCACGCGCTGAAGAAGCGCGGGATCACCGCCGCATAGGCGCCGTGGGGATTCTGCCGCGGCCCGTAGACGTTGAAATAGCGCAGGCCGATGAAACGCAGCTCGAAGCAGCGGCCGAAGGTCTCCGCCAGCTCCTCGTTCATCACCTTGGAAAGGGCGTAGGGGGAGAGGGGCTTGCCCTCCACCCCTTCCACCTTCGGCAGCCCCGGGTGGTCGCCGTAGACGCTGGAGGAGGAGGCGTAGACGATGCGCTCGACGCCGGCATCCCGGGCCTCGGCGAAGAGGCGAGCGGTACCGGCGACGTTGACCTCCAGGGAGGTGGCGGGGTCCGCCATGGAGCGCGGCACCGAGCCCAGCGCCGCCTGGTGAAAGACCACTTGCCGGCCCGCCACCGCAGCACGGCAGTCCTCCGCCCGCCGCAAATCCCCTTCGACGAGCTCGAAGCCATCGGCCCGCAGGTTCTCCCGGCGGCCGGTGGCGAAATTGTCCAGCACCCGGACGTCGGCGCCGGCGTTGACCAGAGCATCCACCAGGTGCGAGCCGATGAAGCCGGCGCCGCCGGTGACCAGCACCGGTACCCCTTGCCAGTCCCCAGCCGCAGCGCGCCCCGAAGCTGCTTCCGTCCGTGCCGACTCCATAGGATCCTCCCCCATCGCCACCCCCTCAGGCCCGGACCAGGTTGTCCAAATGCCGGCGGTAGATGCCGCGGGTGTCCACCACCAGCGGCGCATGCTCGACCACCAGATCGTAGTCCACGTCCGAGTGGTCGGTGATCAACAGCACCGCGTCGGTGGCCGCCAGGGTCTCGGCGGTTAGGGGGCGGGATTCCATCGCCGGCAGATCCGGCCAGCTGCGCATGGACGGCGCCTTGGGGATCCTTGGATCGTGGTAGGAGACCTCCGCCCCCAGCTCCAGAAGCCGGTGGATGATCTCGAAGGCCGGGCTCTCCCGGGGATCGTCGATATCCTTCTTGTAGGCCAGCCCGAGCACCAGGACCTGACTGCCGGCGAGGGCCTTGCGGCGCTGGTTGAGGGCCTGTTGGAGCTTGTCCACCACCCAACGGGGCATCTCCACATTGACCTGCCCGGCAAGCTCGATGAAGCGCGGCGTCAGGCCGTACTCCCGAGCCTTCCAGCTCAGATAGAACGGATCCACCGGAATGCAATGGCCACCCCAGCCGGGGCCGGGGTTGAAGCGCATGAAGCCGAAGGGCTTGGTGTTGGCGGCGTCCAGCACCTCCCAGATGTCGATGTCCATGCTGTCGTAGACCACCTTGAGCTCATTCACCAGGGCGATATTCACCGCCCGGAAAATATTCTCCATCAGCTTGGTGGCCTCGGCGGCACGGGCCGAAGAAACCCGATGCACCTGCGGGAAGGCCCGGCGGTAGAAGGACTCCGCCAGGTCGCCGGACGCCTCGTCCGTTCCTCCCACCACCTTGGGAATGTCGGTGGTGCTGAAGTCCGGGTTCCCCGGGTCCTCGCGCTCCGGCGAGTAGGCGAGGAAGAAGTCCTCCCCCAGCGCCAGCCCGCTCTTTCCCAGCACCTCCGCCACCACCTCATCGGTGGTTCCGGGATAGGTGGTGGATTCGAGGATCACCAGCTGCCCCCGCCGCAGCCGCCGGGCAATGGCCTCGGTGGTGTGCACCACGTGGCTCAGATCCGGCTGGCGGTAGGCGTCCAGCGGTGTGGGAACGCAGGCCACGATGACCTCCGCTTCCGCCAGGCGGTCGAAATCCACCGTCGCCTCGAAGCGCTTCGCCTCCAAGGCGCTGGTGAGACGGCCGGCGTCGAGGTGCCGGATGTAGCACTGGCCCTGGTTCAGACTCTCCACCTTGGCGGCATCAATGTCGAAGCCGAGAACCGTCAAACCGGTCTCGGCGAAGCTCAACGCTACCGGCAGGCCGACATAGCCGAGACCGATGACCGCCACCCGGGCGCTGCCGTCTTCAATGCTGCGCTGCAACTCTTGCGCGCTGGACATGCCCTAGCTCCTTCTCATAGTTCCGGGTTCTTCACCGCGG
This window of the Acidobacteriota bacterium genome carries:
- a CDS encoding sulfotransferase translates to MSRRASRAQPPLPNLIVGGAQRAGTTSLHYLLAGHPQIYFPDKPQEIHFFDVDGAYDRGLEHYRRLFRGWQEEPWVGQTSPLYLFEPSVPERIHRHLPQARMIFILRQPVARAYSHYWLEVRYGWETESFERALELEEERLAGGFDARRNYSYVARGRYAEQLQRYHDLFPRRQILVLLQEELRADPERFIGRCAEFLDLPAEGFPAPGGRVAHRNAARLPRWPRLQRWARPVREVFPRFGYLVDRLNLQRRSYPPMAEDTRRRLEELFAPEIDAFEELTGIDATVWRPKDWRPR
- a CDS encoding oligosaccharide flippase family protein; protein product: MDRRPQDSPPIPAPESSGGLGRRLSEALETLLRSQGLGAVLLRGGGGALLVTLAGTAVNLGCHVLLARWLGEKSYGVYAYWLTWVGILALLSRLGLETALVRFLAGYRAQREWSLSRGLLRRADQLCLLAAVVAGGLGAGALMVLAPRLEREMLVAGWTAALVVPVLALLGLRKGALQGLSRVVRGQVPDALLRPLLLSAAVAVAWWLGGARSAVMAMGLTVAAWTGALLLAWLWQRRALGEEGGAGAEPAYRTRAWLRVSLPLLLVSGMRQLLNQTDVLLVGMLLGPTEAGVYFVAARMTHLISFGLVAGNAVASPLIAESHTRGEEQRLQRLVTLSSWGATVAAGGLAVALFVLRGPVLGLFGGAFVAGGAVLGILAAGQVVNAATGPVGQLLNMTGHQDANARILAWITAANLLFSYPAILLLGSVGAAVVTSTLVAAKNLWTWVVVREVLGINSSILPLPVRGTGGSGS
- a CDS encoding SDR family oxidoreductase — encoded protein: MESARTEAASGRAAAGDWQGVPVLVTGGAGFIGSHLVDALVNAGADVRVLDNFATGRRENLRADGFELVEGDLRRAEDCRAAVAGRQVVFHQAALGSVPRSMADPATSLEVNVAGTARLFAEARDAGVERIVYASSSSVYGDHPGLPKVEGVEGKPLSPYALSKVMNEELAETFGRCFELRFIGLRYFNVYGPRQNPHGAYAAVIPRFFSACYAGEAPVIYGDGEQSRDFTFIDDAVAANLCAAGAPEEAWGRAYNVSGGREVTVNRLVELVRDLAGGPEPEYQQPRPGDVRASLADLSASRRLLGYDPQVVLEEGLQRTRAYYRQLSPASSP
- a CDS encoding nucleotide sugar dehydrogenase → MSSAQELQRSIEDGSARVAVIGLGYVGLPVALSFAETGLTVLGFDIDAAKVESLNQGQCYIRHLDAGRLTSALEAKRFEATVDFDRLAEAEVIVACVPTPLDAYRQPDLSHVVHTTEAIARRLRRGQLVILESTTYPGTTDEVVAEVLGKSGLALGEDFFLAYSPEREDPGNPDFSTTDIPKVVGGTDEASGDLAESFYRRAFPQVHRVSSARAAEATKLMENIFRAVNIALVNELKVVYDSMDIDIWEVLDAANTKPFGFMRFNPGPGWGGHCIPVDPFYLSWKAREYGLTPRFIELAGQVNVEMPRWVVDKLQQALNQRRKALAGSQVLVLGLAYKKDIDDPRESPAFEIIHRLLELGAEVSYHDPRIPKAPSMRSWPDLPAMESRPLTAETLAATDAVLLITDHSDVDYDLVVEHAPLVVDTRGIYRRHLDNLVRA